The Heptranchias perlo isolate sHepPer1 chromosome 40, sHepPer1.hap1, whole genome shotgun sequence genome has a window encoding:
- the LOC137305344 gene encoding neurotrophin-4-like codes for MITFLYAMVVSYLGGIKAAPLQSNTALQGQGSPRDVLVPQTQPNDTEPVDEASDSHFLLQDIVPDLRGLGAEDSGKEWDFYSPRVTLAAQPPGAPPLLFIMEESLSQNQVANRTARMRRQSGISSVDPSRRGDLSVCDSSSGWVSDRRAAVDIHGKTVALLTDVPTSTGPLKQYFYETKCNEQSTTAQGGCRGVDKKRWISACKTKQSYVRALTMDAQKRAGWRWIRIDTSCVCTLINRTGRM; via the coding sequence ATGATCACCTTCCTATATGCCATGGTCGTTTCGTATCTCGGGGGCATCAAGGCTGCTCCTTTGCAatcaaacaccgcactccaaggCCAGGGATCTCCTCGGGACGTACTGGTGCCTCAGACCCAACCAAACGACACCGAGCCGGTGGATGAGGCGTCCGACAGCCACTTCCTCCTCCAGGACATTGTCCCCGACCTGCGGGGTCTCGGCGCCGAGGACTCGGGGAAGGAGTGGGACTTTTATTCTCCGAGGGTGACCTTGGCCGCCCAGCCTCCGGGGGCACCCCCGCTGCTCTTTATCATGGAGGAGTCCCTGAGCCAGAACCAGGTGGCGAACCGGACCGCGAGGATGAGGAGACAGTCGGGgatcagcagcgtggaccccTCCCGCAGGGGGGACCTGTCGGTCTGCGACAGCAGCAGCGGGTGGGTGAGCGACCGGCGGGCGGCTGTCGACATCCACGGCAAGACGGTGGCACTGCTGACCGACGTGCCCACCTCCACCGGCCCCCTCAAGCAGTACTTTTACGAGACAAAGTGCAATGAGCAGTCCaccaccgcccagggaggctgCAGGGGCGTCGACAAGAAACGCTGGATCTCCGCGTGCAAGACCAAGCAGTCGTATGTGCGGGCGCTCACCATGGACGCCCAGAAACGGGCGGGCTGGCGCTGGATACGGATAGACACCTCATGCGTTTGCACATTGATCAATCGGACTGGAAGGATGTGA